Proteins from a genomic interval of Candidatus Binatia bacterium:
- a CDS encoding nuclear transport factor 2 family protein, translating to MKRFLFGWAAACLVLGAALAMPPSHASAATRDRAAEVRAAERAFAKTMADRDLKSFGGYIAVEGVFFGRNGAIRGRKAVVEAWTKFFDGPEAPFSWDPETIEVLKSGKLALSSGPVKDPKGTVIGTFSTIWRLEPDGKWRVVFDKGCPVCEPETKP from the coding sequence ATGAAGCGATTCCTGTTCGGCTGGGCCGCGGCTTGCCTGGTTCTCGGCGCGGCGCTCGCGATGCCACCATCGCATGCGTCCGCCGCGACCCGAGACCGCGCGGCCGAGGTGCGCGCCGCGGAGCGCGCATTCGCAAAGACGATGGCGGACCGAGATCTCAAGTCCTTCGGCGGCTATATCGCCGTGGAGGGCGTGTTCTTCGGGCGGAACGGCGCGATCCGGGGACGCAAAGCGGTGGTGGAGGCCTGGACGAAGTTCTTCGATGGCCCGGAAGCCCCCTTTTCCTGGGATCCGGAGACGATCGAAGTCTTGAAGTCGGGCAAGCTCGCGCTGTCGAGCGGCCCGGTGAAGGATCCCAAAGGCACCGTGATCGGCACCTTCAGCACGATCTGGCGGCTCGAACCCGACGGCAAGTGGCGCGTCGTGTTCGACAAGGGCTGCCCGGTGTGCGAGCCGGAAACCAAGCCCTGA